A region from the Microbacterium lacus genome encodes:
- a CDS encoding glycosyl hydrolase: MSTSGGEDESGHWESLWSDFVTPPDDARPRAWWHWMDGNIDPVGIRRDLEWLQASGVRGVQLFDGGMGVPLVVPRAVRPGSTEWTQAIDTAVHTAAELGLELAVATSSGWSAAGGPWVAPADAMKKVVWSETVVGGGRGVERELAPLPAVAGLYQDSPRDGGAQASAFAVDTAVLALPHTADADPLRPAEVSASAPLETWDAILDGSFTATVALPRDPDGWSTAWIEQRFDDPVTVRSVTVGLPGPRGFGAAPPAEAVLQVSDNGASYRDVVRLETTTVPARTASFAPVTGRRFRLLLGGGSAADALPHTSPGVRLPPVLRRSRHFQVSEFALRTDARVHHAEVKAGFGVVPDYYAVDGDQDAGAISVDQVIDVTPHVQEGVLRWDAPPGDWLILRIGASLTGQTNGPAPADSTGLEVDKLDGRRVARYLSEHLIRFGGTDAAPARFAALLSDSIEAGPQNWTDDLLACFERSRGYDPRPWLPALTGRLVGSASASDRFLYDYRRTLSELLASEYYGTLGAQARLRGMTYYAEALEDARPSLGDDLAMRAAADVPMGAMWTFDPADGPQPTYVADLKGAASVAHVHGKRWVGSEAFTSFDNPWSWTPRMLKHVADLQLSLGVTRFCIHTSPHQPIAAPPPGISLAPFLGQAFAVNETWASMTRPWIDYLARCSAVLSSGEPAVDIAVFVGEEAPVTGLFADAIDDTVPDGFDADYIGADALARILRVQDGDLLSHGARYRLLHLGGSSRRMTLRTLAAVERLVDAGAVVSGIRPVSSPSLADDPEEFEAACERLWGSGRILEADLRAAIAHADLRPRLHVAGAPVRRISRLVGGALVTFLANPRAEDVSVVISPSTSGPWRAWDPVQLRSFALEAGDNGFRVELPAFGSLFVMPGTAALPPAATEVIRLAGPWTVRVGADEFSTAPDPVLWTDQGASGFSGVGVYRHSFTLAQDVPDAEITLELGALRDIARVRVNGQDCGVVWTAPFVCDVSSAVVAGRNELEVHVATPWRNRLIAEARDPSGELFAPMTEVFEPSATPLPAGLTGPAFLRVRR, translated from the coding sequence GTGAGCACCTCCGGCGGCGAAGACGAAAGCGGTCACTGGGAGTCGTTGTGGAGCGACTTCGTCACCCCTCCGGACGACGCACGGCCCCGTGCGTGGTGGCACTGGATGGACGGCAACATCGATCCTGTCGGCATTCGTCGCGACCTGGAGTGGCTGCAGGCGAGCGGGGTGCGCGGCGTGCAGCTCTTCGACGGCGGCATGGGCGTTCCTCTCGTCGTCCCCCGAGCGGTCCGTCCCGGCTCGACGGAGTGGACGCAAGCGATCGACACCGCCGTCCACACCGCCGCGGAGCTGGGCCTCGAACTCGCCGTCGCAACCTCCTCGGGGTGGAGTGCCGCCGGCGGACCGTGGGTTGCACCGGCGGATGCGATGAAGAAGGTGGTCTGGTCGGAAACGGTGGTCGGCGGCGGCCGCGGCGTGGAGAGAGAACTGGCGCCCCTACCCGCGGTGGCGGGGCTGTACCAGGACAGCCCACGCGACGGCGGCGCGCAGGCCTCCGCTTTCGCGGTCGACACGGCGGTGCTGGCGCTCCCCCACACGGCGGATGCCGATCCCCTGCGCCCCGCCGAGGTGTCGGCATCCGCCCCGCTCGAGACATGGGACGCGATCCTCGACGGCTCCTTCACCGCGACCGTTGCTCTTCCCCGTGATCCGGACGGATGGTCGACGGCCTGGATCGAGCAGCGTTTCGATGATCCGGTGACCGTCCGCTCGGTCACCGTCGGGCTTCCCGGGCCGCGCGGATTCGGCGCCGCTCCGCCCGCGGAGGCCGTACTCCAGGTCAGCGACAACGGTGCGTCATATCGCGACGTCGTGCGACTGGAAACCACGACCGTTCCGGCACGCACCGCGAGCTTCGCCCCGGTGACCGGTCGACGATTCCGGCTCCTCCTCGGCGGCGGCAGCGCGGCCGACGCCCTCCCCCATACCTCTCCCGGTGTGCGCCTGCCTCCCGTCCTGCGCCGATCGCGCCACTTCCAGGTTTCCGAGTTCGCCTTGCGCACCGATGCGCGGGTGCACCACGCCGAGGTGAAAGCCGGGTTCGGGGTCGTGCCCGACTACTACGCCGTGGACGGCGACCAGGACGCCGGCGCGATCAGCGTCGATCAGGTGATCGACGTGACCCCCCACGTGCAGGAGGGCGTGCTGCGATGGGATGCTCCGCCCGGTGACTGGCTGATCCTGAGGATCGGCGCGTCTCTGACCGGGCAGACGAACGGACCGGCGCCGGCGGATTCGACAGGCCTGGAGGTCGACAAGCTCGACGGCCGTCGGGTGGCCCGCTACCTCAGCGAGCATCTGATCCGGTTCGGCGGGACGGATGCCGCTCCCGCACGTTTCGCTGCGCTCCTCAGCGACAGCATCGAGGCCGGCCCGCAGAACTGGACCGACGACCTTCTTGCGTGCTTCGAACGGTCCCGGGGCTACGACCCGCGGCCGTGGTTGCCCGCGCTGACCGGGCGACTCGTCGGCAGCGCGTCCGCATCGGATCGGTTCCTCTACGACTATCGCCGCACGCTCTCGGAGCTTCTCGCATCGGAGTACTACGGCACGCTGGGTGCGCAGGCGCGACTCCGGGGGATGACCTATTACGCCGAGGCCCTGGAGGATGCACGGCCGAGCCTCGGCGACGACCTCGCGATGCGCGCCGCGGCCGACGTGCCGATGGGCGCGATGTGGACCTTCGACCCGGCCGACGGGCCACAGCCCACCTATGTGGCTGATCTGAAGGGCGCGGCATCCGTCGCCCATGTGCACGGCAAGCGCTGGGTCGGCAGTGAGGCGTTCACCTCGTTCGACAATCCGTGGTCGTGGACCCCGCGCATGCTCAAGCATGTGGCCGACCTCCAGCTCTCGCTCGGTGTCACCCGGTTCTGCATCCACACCTCGCCCCACCAGCCGATCGCGGCACCGCCGCCCGGGATCTCGCTCGCCCCCTTCCTCGGGCAGGCCTTCGCGGTGAACGAGACGTGGGCCTCGATGACCCGTCCGTGGATCGACTACCTCGCGCGGTGCAGCGCCGTTCTGAGCTCCGGCGAGCCGGCCGTCGACATCGCCGTGTTCGTCGGGGAGGAGGCTCCGGTGACCGGGCTGTTCGCCGACGCCATTGACGACACGGTGCCGGACGGGTTCGACGCGGACTACATCGGCGCCGACGCGCTGGCGCGCATCCTCCGCGTCCAGGACGGCGACCTCCTCTCTCACGGTGCCCGCTATCGACTGCTGCACCTCGGCGGATCATCGCGACGCATGACCCTGCGCACCCTCGCCGCGGTCGAGAGACTCGTGGATGCCGGTGCGGTGGTGTCCGGCATCCGACCGGTCTCCTCCCCCTCGCTCGCGGACGATCCTGAGGAATTCGAGGCGGCGTGCGAGCGGCTCTGGGGCTCCGGACGGATTCTGGAGGCGGATCTCCGCGCGGCGATCGCGCACGCAGACCTGCGACCGCGCCTGCACGTGGCGGGGGCGCCTGTCCGCCGCATCTCGCGACTGGTCGGTGGCGCGCTCGTGACGTTCCTGGCCAATCCGAGAGCTGAGGACGTGAGTGTCGTGATCTCTCCCTCGACGTCGGGACCCTGGCGTGCGTGGGACCCCGTTCAGCTGCGGTCGTTCGCGCTCGAAGCGGGCGACAACGGCTTCCGAGTCGAGCTGCCGGCGTTCGGGTCCCTGTTCGTGATGCCGGGTACGGCCGCGCTGCCACCGGCTGCCACGGAGGTGATCCGGCTCGCCGGACCGTGGACGGTGAGGGTGGGGGCGGATGAGTTCTCCACCGCCCCGGATCCTGTGCTCTGGACCGATCAGGGGGCATCGGGGTTCTCCGGCGTCGGCGTGTACCGCCACTCATTCACGCTCGCCCAAGATGTTCCGGACGCCGAGATCACCCTCGAGCTCGGCGCGCTGAGGGACATCGCGCGGGTGCGCGTCAACGGGCAGGATTGCGGCGTCGTGTGGACGGCGCCGTTCGTGTGCGATGTCTCCTCGGCCGTGGTCGCCGGCCGCAACGAGCTCGAAGTGCACGTCGCGACGCCGTGGCGCAACCGGCTGATCGCGGAGGCACGCGACCCGAGCGGCGAGCTCTTCGCGCCGATGACGGAAGTGTTCGAACCGAGTGCCACGCCGCTGCCCGCGGGCCTGACCGGTCCCGCGTTCCTGCGCGTCCGGCGGTGA
- a CDS encoding LysR family transcriptional regulator — protein sequence MTDYPLLSRLDLNLLVALDALLTERSVTRAAERLHLSQPALSASLARLRNHFNDPILARRGNAYELTPLALRLSEHTTIALDAARRVFESQATWTPRESTREFSIYGSDYGFATIGAAVSRLAAREAPGVRFRFMLHNTPIVDDAANSLRSVDAMVIPHGHISDLPYEDLWRDRWVVVADEANELVANGLTMRMLGESPWVFTYRSRSAFTSASRQLQMLGLEPRVDVVVESFLALGHFIEGTDRLGLVQAALAPDVARSGGIRILEAPFDATPTANALWWHPVHDRDPEHAWMRRLFLEASHEVQATVAGGDRYIEPLAEFDAAIAP from the coding sequence GTGACCGACTACCCGCTGCTGTCCCGGCTCGATCTGAATCTGCTCGTCGCCCTGGACGCTCTCCTCACGGAGCGCTCGGTGACGCGCGCCGCCGAGCGCCTCCACTTGAGTCAACCCGCGCTCAGCGCCTCGCTGGCACGGCTGCGGAACCACTTCAACGACCCGATCCTCGCGCGCCGCGGCAATGCGTACGAGCTCACCCCCTTGGCGCTCCGGCTGTCCGAGCACACCACGATCGCCCTGGATGCCGCGCGCCGGGTCTTCGAGAGCCAGGCGACCTGGACCCCGCGGGAATCCACCCGGGAATTCTCGATCTACGGCTCGGACTACGGCTTCGCGACGATCGGCGCCGCCGTGTCACGGCTGGCGGCGCGCGAGGCGCCCGGTGTGCGCTTCCGCTTCATGCTGCACAACACCCCGATCGTCGACGACGCCGCCAACAGCCTGCGCTCGGTCGACGCGATGGTGATCCCGCACGGCCACATCAGCGACCTGCCGTACGAGGACCTCTGGCGGGACCGCTGGGTGGTCGTCGCCGACGAGGCGAACGAGCTCGTCGCGAACGGCCTCACGATGCGGATGCTGGGCGAATCGCCCTGGGTGTTCACCTACCGCTCGCGATCGGCGTTCACCTCGGCGAGCCGACAGCTGCAGATGCTCGGCCTCGAGCCGCGCGTCGATGTCGTGGTGGAGAGCTTCCTCGCGCTCGGACATTTCATCGAGGGGACCGACCGGCTCGGCCTGGTTCAGGCCGCCCTCGCCCCCGACGTCGCCCGCTCCGGCGGCATCCGCATTCTCGAGGCGCCCTTCGACGCCACACCTACGGCCAACGCCCTGTGGTGGCACCCCGTGCACGACCGCGATCCCGAGCATGCCTGGATGCGGCGACTTTTCCTCGAGGCATCGCACGAGGTGCAGGCCACGGTGGCCGGAGGCGACCGCTACATCGAGCCCCTCGCGGAGTTCGATGCGGCGATCGCCCCCTGA
- a CDS encoding sugar ABC transporter permease has protein sequence MTVTIDENSTRTLTVPPRARRTPPPPSKKKPLISYGHWWWALPAIVLVIGVHYAATLTGGFFAFTNWTGLGDWEFIGLDNFVKIFNDPQLLGAVWNTLFLAFGSVILTNVVGLLFALAINRTLKTRYILRTLLFMPVVLSPLAVAYVWKFIFQFNGPLNGFLAAIGLEDLQKVWLADPTWSIWAILITVVWQQTGFTMVIYLAGLASVPVEVEEAAALDGAGIWGRFWHVTVPAIRPSIAIAITLGIIQGLRIFDQILALTGGGPAGATETLATEVYKQAFSLGQFGFGSALALVLTVIILAFAILQQYVTRDRDARRV, from the coding sequence ATGACAGTGACGATCGACGAGAACAGTACTCGCACCCTCACCGTGCCCCCTCGTGCTCGGCGCACACCTCCGCCGCCGAGCAAGAAGAAGCCGTTGATCAGCTACGGCCACTGGTGGTGGGCGCTGCCGGCGATCGTGCTCGTGATCGGCGTCCACTACGCCGCCACCCTCACCGGTGGCTTCTTCGCCTTCACGAACTGGACCGGTCTGGGGGACTGGGAGTTCATCGGCCTCGACAATTTCGTGAAGATCTTCAACGACCCGCAGCTGCTGGGCGCGGTGTGGAACACCCTGTTCCTGGCGTTCGGCTCCGTGATCCTGACGAACGTGGTCGGCCTGCTGTTCGCGCTCGCGATCAACCGGACCCTGAAGACCCGCTACATCCTGCGCACGCTGCTGTTCATGCCCGTCGTGCTCAGCCCGCTGGCAGTCGCCTACGTCTGGAAGTTCATCTTCCAGTTCAACGGTCCGCTCAACGGCTTCCTCGCTGCGATCGGCCTGGAGGATCTCCAGAAGGTGTGGCTCGCCGACCCGACGTGGTCGATCTGGGCGATCCTCATCACCGTGGTCTGGCAGCAGACCGGCTTCACGATGGTGATCTACCTGGCGGGCCTCGCGTCCGTCCCGGTCGAGGTCGAAGAAGCCGCGGCGCTGGATGGAGCCGGGATCTGGGGCAGGTTCTGGCACGTCACCGTGCCCGCGATCCGGCCCTCGATCGCGATCGCGATTACCCTCGGGATCATCCAGGGGCTGAGGATCTTCGACCAGATCCTCGCCCTCACCGGCGGCGGGCCGGCCGGCGCCACCGAGACGCTCGCGACGGAGGTCTACAAGCAGGCGTTCTCGCTCGGGCAGTTCGGCTTCGGGTCGGCACTCGCCCTGGTCCTGACCGTCATCATCCTGGCGTTCGCCATCCTGCAGCAGTACGTCACCCGCGACCGCGACGCCAGAAGGGTCTGA
- a CDS encoding carbohydrate ABC transporter permease, whose protein sequence is MFRYTKATAVREVLIWIITLFGLLPFYILIVTSLKTNEETLTTSAITPPSSLDFSNFVEVLTTTGRNSIPMSIFNSVIITAGAVFGLVLFGSIAAYVIARRTRRWTTVTFYLVLIAIILPAQLGTVPLYIGARSVGLTGNAIGMILLWIGILLPLSVFLYASFFRGLSTEYEEAAVIDGASPTQAFFRVVLPLMAPATGTVAILAGLIVWNDFFNSLIFLGGSTTQTLPVAMYTYVGGLLSAWNKIFAVVIISMIPILAFYMFAQKQFIQGFAGGLKG, encoded by the coding sequence ATGTTCCGCTACACGAAGGCCACCGCCGTCCGAGAAGTCCTCATCTGGATCATCACGCTCTTCGGGCTCCTGCCGTTCTACATCCTGATCGTCACCTCGCTCAAGACGAACGAGGAGACCCTGACCACGAGTGCGATCACCCCGCCGTCGTCGCTCGACTTCAGCAACTTCGTCGAGGTCCTCACCACGACGGGCCGCAACAGCATCCCGATGAGCATCTTCAACAGCGTCATCATCACCGCCGGTGCGGTGTTCGGCCTGGTGCTGTTCGGCTCGATCGCGGCCTACGTGATCGCGCGGCGCACGCGCCGCTGGACCACGGTGACCTTCTACCTCGTGCTGATCGCGATCATCCTGCCGGCGCAGCTGGGTACCGTCCCGCTCTACATCGGCGCCCGCAGTGTCGGATTGACCGGCAATGCGATCGGCATGATCCTGCTGTGGATCGGCATCCTGCTGCCGCTGTCGGTCTTCCTCTACGCCAGCTTCTTCCGCGGCCTGTCGACCGAGTACGAAGAGGCGGCCGTGATCGACGGGGCATCACCCACGCAGGCGTTCTTCCGCGTCGTGCTGCCGCTCATGGCTCCCGCGACGGGAACCGTCGCGATCCTGGCGGGGCTCATCGTCTGGAACGACTTCTTCAACTCGCTGATCTTCCTCGGAGGATCGACGACGCAGACCCTGCCTGTCGCGATGTACACCTACGTCGGTGGTCTGCTGTCGGCGTGGAACAAGATCTTCGCCGTCGTGATCATCTCGATGATCCCGATCCTGGCGTTCTACATGTTCGCGCAGAAGCAGTTCATCCAGGGCTTCGCCGGAGGGCTCAAGGGCTGA